One Pectobacterium colocasium DNA segment encodes these proteins:
- the trpCF gene encoding bifunctional indole-3-glycerol-phosphate synthase TrpC/phosphoribosylanthranilate isomerase TrpF, which translates to MQETVLHKIVRDKALWVAEREKAQPLASFQHEIVPSQRDFYQALKQDKPAFILECKKASPSKGLIRDDFDPVAIAQVYKDYASAISVLTDEKYFQGDFAFLPQVSAAVHQPVLCKDFIISPYQIYLARYYQADAILLMLSVLDNEQYQQLADVAHSLKLGVLTEVSNEEELQRAIQLEARVVGINNRDLRDLSIDLNRTRTLAPRLPAGVTVISESGINRHAQIRELSAFAQGFLIGSSLMSEPDLNGAVRRVILGENKVCGLTRAEDAQAAYQAGALYGGLIFVASSPRYVDAKQATDVMTGAPLRYVGVFRNAPVEHIVAITTQLGLAAVQLHGDEDQQTINQLRQQLPAACQIWKALSIADTLPARDLVHVDRYVFDNGQGGSGKTFNWSLLANQSLDNVLLAGGLNSDNCALAAQQGCAGLDFNSGVESEPGKKDSQKIAAVFATLRQPQH; encoded by the coding sequence ATGCAGGAAACCGTATTACATAAAATTGTGCGCGATAAGGCGCTCTGGGTTGCCGAGAGAGAAAAAGCACAGCCATTGGCCTCTTTTCAGCATGAAATCGTGCCCAGTCAGCGTGACTTTTATCAGGCACTGAAACAGGATAAGCCCGCGTTTATTCTGGAATGCAAAAAAGCGTCACCGTCAAAAGGATTGATTCGCGACGATTTCGACCCGGTAGCCATTGCCCAGGTCTATAAAGATTACGCGTCCGCTATTTCTGTTTTGACCGACGAGAAATATTTTCAGGGCGACTTTGCCTTTCTGCCTCAAGTCAGTGCGGCGGTGCACCAGCCGGTATTGTGCAAAGACTTTATTATTTCGCCTTACCAGATCTATCTGGCTCGCTACTATCAGGCCGATGCCATCCTGCTGATGCTGTCTGTGCTGGACAACGAGCAATACCAGCAACTGGCCGACGTGGCGCACAGCCTGAAGCTAGGCGTGTTGACGGAAGTCAGTAATGAAGAAGAGTTACAGCGGGCCATTCAATTGGAAGCGCGCGTCGTCGGGATCAACAACCGCGACCTGCGCGACCTCTCCATTGATCTCAATCGCACCCGAACGCTCGCCCCGCGTCTGCCTGCTGGCGTCACCGTAATCAGTGAATCCGGCATCAATCGCCATGCGCAGATTCGTGAACTCAGCGCTTTTGCTCAGGGATTCCTGATCGGCAGTTCGCTAATGTCCGAGCCGGATCTGAACGGCGCGGTACGCCGCGTTATTTTGGGAGAAAACAAGGTCTGCGGCCTGACGCGCGCAGAAGATGCACAGGCCGCCTATCAAGCAGGTGCGCTCTACGGCGGTTTAATCTTCGTCGCCAGTTCCCCACGCTACGTTGATGCCAAACAAGCCACTGACGTGATGACTGGCGCTCCACTGCGCTATGTCGGTGTTTTCCGCAATGCGCCCGTCGAACACATTGTTGCTATCACGACGCAGTTAGGGTTAGCGGCCGTTCAACTGCACGGTGATGAGGATCAACAGACGATCAACCAGCTACGTCAGCAATTACCTGCGGCTTGCCAGATTTGGAAAGCACTGAGCATCGCAGATACGCTGCCAGCGCGCGATCTCGTCCATGTCGATCGCTACGTGTTCGACAACGGTCAGGGCGGCAGCGGGAAAACCTTCAACTGGTCGCTGCTGGCAAACCAATCATTGGATAACGTGCTATTGGCCGGCGGCCTGAATAGTGATAACTGCGCGCTGGCAGCACAGCAA